Proteins encoded within one genomic window of Bos indicus x Bos taurus breed Angus x Brahman F1 hybrid chromosome 18, Bos_hybrid_MaternalHap_v2.0, whole genome shotgun sequence:
- the LOC113876391 gene encoding zinc finger protein 227 isoform X2 codes for MVENFRNLVSVGHVPFKADMVSQLETEEKLWTTERETQRNGHSSEIHSAVTSGSKIPNEMETLGKVMFKYLSCEELSCWQIWKHTTNDLTLQRKSSWFLQGHSLQVSEDENHIMNHKGDLFGCLENQEFLIPTAQASCGSRCLSESENPSRGKQMNVKNHLHVCEGFTKNSPLSDPGKTDAKQTPCKGERPHPCRVCGEGFSHGAVLPVHQKVDPGEKCSHLQTHQRIHPGGTVNKCPKSGDGFHQNSFHPHHSNPTGEKSYRCDSCGKAFGSSTGLIIHYRTHTGEKPYRCEACGKCFSQSSNFQCHQRVHTEEKPYKCEECGKGFGWSVNLRVHQRVHRGEKPYKCEECGKGFTQAAHYHIHQRVHTGEKPYKCDVCGKGFSHNSPLICHRRVHTGEKPYRCEACGKGFTRNTDLHIHFRVHTGEKPYICKECGKGFSQASNLQVHQNVHTGEKRFKCETCGKGFSQSSKLQTHQRVHTGEKPYRCDVCGKDFSYSSNLKLHQVIHTGEKPYTCEACGKGFSWRSNLHAHQRVHSGEKPYKCEACDKSFSQAIDFRVHQRVHTGEKPYKCGVCGKGFSQSSGLQSHQRVHTGEKPYKCDVCGKGFRYSSQFIYHQRGHTGEKPYKCEECGKGFGRSLNLRHHQRVHTGEKPHKCEECGKAFSLPSNLRVHLSVHTREKLFKCEDCGKGFSQSSRLQAHQRVHTGEKPYKCNICVLIVNGCWRISRKHSPGETKHGIFV; via the exons GCAGCAAGATCCCAAATGAGATGGAGACTCTTGGGAAAGTCATGTTTAAATACCTCTCGTGTGAAGAACTGTCCTGCTGGCAAATCTGGAAACACACCACAAATGATTTAACTCTGCAAAGGAAGAGTTCCTGGTTCCTGCAAGGTCATTCTCTTCAAGTTTCTGAAGATGAGAACCATATAATGAATCATAAAGGAGATCTCTTCGGTTGCCTTGAGAATCAGGAGTTTTTGATTCCGACAGCCCAGGCTTCCTGTGGGAGTAGGTGTCTGAGCGAGTCAGAGAATCCAAGCAGAGGTAAACAGATGAATGTGAAAAATCATCTGCATGTATGTGAAGGCTTCACAAAGAATTCACCGCTGAGCGATCCTGGTAAAACTGACGCAAAACAGACACCCTGCAAAGGAGAGAGACCGCATCCCTGTAGAGTGTGTGGGGAGGGCTTCAGTCATGGTGCAGTGCTCCCAGTTCATCAGAAGGTTGACCCTGGAGAAAAATGCTCCCATCTGCAGACTCATCAGAGAATTCACCCAGGAGGGACTGTCAATAAATGTCCTAAATCTGGCGATGGTTTCCATCAGAACTCCTTTCACCCCCATCACTCCAACCCCACAGGAGAAAAGTCCTACCGGTGTGACAGTTGTGGCAAGGCCTTTGGTAGCAGCACAGGCCTCATCATCCATTACCGGACGCACACAGGGGAGAAACCTTACAGATGCGAGGCGTGCGGCAAATGCTTCAGCCAGAGTTCCAATTTTCAGTGCCATCAGAGAGTCCACACGGAAGAGAAGCCCTACAAGTGTGAAGAGTGCGGCAAGGGCTTCGGCTGGAGCGTCAACCTCCGTGTTCACCAGCGGGTCCACAGGGGCGAGAAACCCTACAAGTGTGAGGAGTGCGGGAAGGGCTTCACGCAGGCCGCCCATTACCACATACACCAGAGGGTCCACACCGGGGAGAAGCCCTATAAGTGCGACGTCTGCGGCAAGGGGTTCAGTCACAACTCGCCTCTGATTTGCCACCGGCGCGTCCACACTGGTGAGAAGCCCTACCGGTGCGAGGCCTGCGGCAAAGGCTTCACCCGGAACACGGACCTCCACATCCACTTCCGCGTCCATacaggggagaagccctacaTCTGCAAGGAGTGTGGGAAGGGCTTCAGTCAGGCTTCAAATCTTCAAGTCCACCAGAACGTCCACACTGGGGAGAAGCGGTTCAAGTGCGAGACATGCGGGAAGGGCTTCAGCCAGTCGTCCAAGCTCCAGACCCACCAGCGAGTCCACACCGGGGAGAAGCCCTACAGGTGCGACGTGTGTGGCAAGGACTTCAGTTACAGTTCCAACCTGAAGCTGCACCAGGTCATTCACACCGGAGAGAAACCATACACCTGCGAGGCATGCGGGAAGGGCTTCAGCTGGAGGTCCAACCTTCATGCTCATCAGCGAGTCCACTCGGGAGAGAAGCCCTACAAATGTGAGGCGTGTGACAAGAGCTTCAGTCAGGCCATAGACTTCCGGGTCCATCAGCGGGTCCACACAGGCGAGAAACCCTACAAGTGTGGTGTCTGCGGGAAGGGCTTCAGCCAGTCCTCGGGTCTTCAGTCCCATCAGAGGGTCCACACCGGGGAGAAGCCCTACAAATGCGATGTGTGTGGGAAGGGCTTCCGATACAGTTCCCAGTTTATTTACCACCAGAGGGGCCACACTGGCGAAAAGCCTTACAAGTGTGAGGAGTGCGGGAAAGGCTTTGGGCGGAGCCTGAACCTTCGCCACCACCAGAGGgtccacacaggagagaaaccccACAAGTGTGAGGAGTGCGGGAAGGCCTTCAGTCTCCCCTCCAATCTTCGAGTCCACCTGAGCGTCCACACCCGGGAGAAACTGTTTAAATGTGAGGATTGTGGGAAGGGCTTCAGTCAGAGTTCTCGGCTTCAAGCCCACCAGAGGGTCCACACAGGAGAAAAACCGTACAAGTGCAACATATGCG TGCTAATTGTTAATGGATGTTGGAGGATATCCAGAAAACATTCACCTGGAGAAACAAAGCATGGGATTTTTGTGTGa
- the LOC113876391 gene encoding zinc finger protein 227 isoform X3, giving the protein MVSQLETEEKLWTTERETQRNGHSSEIHSAVTSGSKIPNEMETLGKVMFKYLSCEELSCWQIWKHTTNDLTLQRKSSWFLQGHSLQVSEDENHIMNHKGDLFGCLENQEFLIPTAQASCGSRCLSESENPSRGKQMNVKNHLHVCEGFTKNSPLSDPGKTDAKQTPCKGERPHPCRVCGEGFSHGAVLPVHQKVDPGEKCSHLQTHQRIHPGGTVNKCPKSGDGFHQNSFHPHHSNPTGEKSYRCDSCGKAFGSSTGLIIHYRTHTGEKPYRCEACGKCFSQSSNFQCHQRVHTEEKPYKCEECGKGFGWSVNLRVHQRVHRGEKPYKCEECGKGFTQAAHYHIHQRVHTGEKPYKCDVCGKGFSHNSPLICHRRVHTGEKPYRCEACGKGFTRNTDLHIHFRVHTGEKPYICKECGKGFSQASNLQVHQNVHTGEKRFKCETCGKGFSQSSKLQTHQRVHTGEKPYRCDVCGKDFSYSSNLKLHQVIHTGEKPYTCEACGKGFSWRSNLHAHQRVHSGEKPYKCEACDKSFSQAIDFRVHQRVHTGEKPYKCGVCGKGFSQSSGLQSHQRVHTGEKPYKCDVCGKGFRYSSQFIYHQRGHTGEKPYKCEECGKGFGRSLNLRHHQRVHTGEKPHKCEECGKAFSLPSNLRVHLSVHTREKLFKCEDCGKGFSQSSRLQAHQRVHTGEKPYKCNICVLIVNGCWRISRKHSPGETKHGIFV; this is encoded by the exons GCAGCAAGATCCCAAATGAGATGGAGACTCTTGGGAAAGTCATGTTTAAATACCTCTCGTGTGAAGAACTGTCCTGCTGGCAAATCTGGAAACACACCACAAATGATTTAACTCTGCAAAGGAAGAGTTCCTGGTTCCTGCAAGGTCATTCTCTTCAAGTTTCTGAAGATGAGAACCATATAATGAATCATAAAGGAGATCTCTTCGGTTGCCTTGAGAATCAGGAGTTTTTGATTCCGACAGCCCAGGCTTCCTGTGGGAGTAGGTGTCTGAGCGAGTCAGAGAATCCAAGCAGAGGTAAACAGATGAATGTGAAAAATCATCTGCATGTATGTGAAGGCTTCACAAAGAATTCACCGCTGAGCGATCCTGGTAAAACTGACGCAAAACAGACACCCTGCAAAGGAGAGAGACCGCATCCCTGTAGAGTGTGTGGGGAGGGCTTCAGTCATGGTGCAGTGCTCCCAGTTCATCAGAAGGTTGACCCTGGAGAAAAATGCTCCCATCTGCAGACTCATCAGAGAATTCACCCAGGAGGGACTGTCAATAAATGTCCTAAATCTGGCGATGGTTTCCATCAGAACTCCTTTCACCCCCATCACTCCAACCCCACAGGAGAAAAGTCCTACCGGTGTGACAGTTGTGGCAAGGCCTTTGGTAGCAGCACAGGCCTCATCATCCATTACCGGACGCACACAGGGGAGAAACCTTACAGATGCGAGGCGTGCGGCAAATGCTTCAGCCAGAGTTCCAATTTTCAGTGCCATCAGAGAGTCCACACGGAAGAGAAGCCCTACAAGTGTGAAGAGTGCGGCAAGGGCTTCGGCTGGAGCGTCAACCTCCGTGTTCACCAGCGGGTCCACAGGGGCGAGAAACCCTACAAGTGTGAGGAGTGCGGGAAGGGCTTCACGCAGGCCGCCCATTACCACATACACCAGAGGGTCCACACCGGGGAGAAGCCCTATAAGTGCGACGTCTGCGGCAAGGGGTTCAGTCACAACTCGCCTCTGATTTGCCACCGGCGCGTCCACACTGGTGAGAAGCCCTACCGGTGCGAGGCCTGCGGCAAAGGCTTCACCCGGAACACGGACCTCCACATCCACTTCCGCGTCCATacaggggagaagccctacaTCTGCAAGGAGTGTGGGAAGGGCTTCAGTCAGGCTTCAAATCTTCAAGTCCACCAGAACGTCCACACTGGGGAGAAGCGGTTCAAGTGCGAGACATGCGGGAAGGGCTTCAGCCAGTCGTCCAAGCTCCAGACCCACCAGCGAGTCCACACCGGGGAGAAGCCCTACAGGTGCGACGTGTGTGGCAAGGACTTCAGTTACAGTTCCAACCTGAAGCTGCACCAGGTCATTCACACCGGAGAGAAACCATACACCTGCGAGGCATGCGGGAAGGGCTTCAGCTGGAGGTCCAACCTTCATGCTCATCAGCGAGTCCACTCGGGAGAGAAGCCCTACAAATGTGAGGCGTGTGACAAGAGCTTCAGTCAGGCCATAGACTTCCGGGTCCATCAGCGGGTCCACACAGGCGAGAAACCCTACAAGTGTGGTGTCTGCGGGAAGGGCTTCAGCCAGTCCTCGGGTCTTCAGTCCCATCAGAGGGTCCACACCGGGGAGAAGCCCTACAAATGCGATGTGTGTGGGAAGGGCTTCCGATACAGTTCCCAGTTTATTTACCACCAGAGGGGCCACACTGGCGAAAAGCCTTACAAGTGTGAGGAGTGCGGGAAAGGCTTTGGGCGGAGCCTGAACCTTCGCCACCACCAGAGGgtccacacaggagagaaaccccACAAGTGTGAGGAGTGCGGGAAGGCCTTCAGTCTCCCCTCCAATCTTCGAGTCCACCTGAGCGTCCACACCCGGGAGAAACTGTTTAAATGTGAGGATTGTGGGAAGGGCTTCAGTCAGAGTTCTCGGCTTCAAGCCCACCAGAGGGTCCACACAGGAGAAAAACCGTACAAGTGCAACATATGCG TGCTAATTGTTAATGGATGTTGGAGGATATCCAGAAAACATTCACCTGGAGAAACAAAGCATGGGATTTTTGTGTGa